The following nucleotide sequence is from Zonotrichia leucophrys gambelii isolate GWCS_2022_RI chromosome 17, RI_Zleu_2.0, whole genome shotgun sequence.
TTGCTTCATTACTGCGTTCAGAAACCTcgcaaaaaaatacaaatcctGGACTAGGAGGTTTAAAATATTGACCCTCTGGGAAACAACAGAGATTAACATGCGGACATTATCCCTTAGCCAAACTCCCTATAAAAGCACGATCCAAGGACATGGAAGGTGTGGTGACTGAAGCCCAGGGAAGCCTCTCACTGTGGCTTGTAAAGCCCCAGTGCACATGTGCGGACGCAGACCCTCGGGCAAACTTCCCGGAATGCAAATCCAGGACAGCCATAACACAGCTGTGCAAGCTGGAAAAGCATGGAGCCCACTGGGATCCATAACTTTTATCAGTTATTACCCCATTCTGTGCTAAACAAAAGCCTCTAATAATTTACTCACGCTGGCGACTTCCAGCTTGCAAAGCCCAGGCAGGTGCCGGGCAGCTGGGACCCCATGGCATCAGTGGGGGAGCCCCACTGCTCTGGGGTGGTGGAGCCCGTGCCAGAGCGAGCTGGCAAGTTTGGGAAGGCTGGAGATGCAGGATGAGCCCAAGAGCTGATTTTGGGCTCACAGGGCATGAGGGTTTTTGCAATCGCTTCTGAATTCTGGggcaaggaaaagggaaatcaTAGAGTGGTTTAAAATGGGAAAGgattttaaagatcatcttgttccagcccCTGCAATGGACAGGGACCCCTTCCACTATCCCatgttgctccaagccccatccaacctggcctggaacacttccagggatggggcagccacagcttctctgggtagGGAATCTCCTTTAAGCTCCCTCCCCATgcaacactgaaataaaaccccaacaatCATCTCCTGGACCCACCACTCAAATGCCTCAGGATGGTTTGCTTTGCCCcatgtgcctcagtttccccagcagTGTGACATGAGAAGAGTAAACCAGACATTAATACAACCCCGGGGCAGGGGGGGAGAGACCCCAGAAAGGCATtagggaagcagctgaaaaagagGGGCTGTGATCTGGTGCTTCCTCTTCTCTgtccctcagccctggcagagtTTGACGAGCCCAAGAGATCGACCTTCATCATGTTTGGAGTCCTCACCATCGCCGTGAGGATCTACCATGACCGCTGGGGCTACGGCGTCTACTCGGGCCCCATCGGGACGGCCGTGCTGGTGATCACGGTCAGATGGGTACGTGGGGCAGGATGGGCTCTGTGgggtgctcctgctggggaaaGGGCTGAACCCATGCCAGGGATTTCCTCCTCCTCAAGGTGCAGCTCTCAGCCTCACCGTGATTTCTCCTTCAACCTGAGCAGAAGGCAGACAGCAGCCTCTGTGATAAATGCCAGATTCGATCGGTCTGAGCAATCTACCAcatctgctgtccctgcatttCTAATCAGGAGGAACATATTTATGGAGTTTTTACAGCTACTCAGAGGCACAGGGATCTGGTAAACTGCCCCAGATCCGGGGAAGATGTGGATAAAACCACAGTGATAAAGTGGGGAGGAATCTGTCTGCAGTCTGCCTGAATCCAGCTGGGACAGTCGGGCACAGTGCTGCAGTCTGTGCCCCATTGTGTTGTGGACCCAGCTGGGAGTGAGGTGGAGAAGCCACTGCAGGAGTGATGGGATAAAAATTGCAGAAAGATGATGCCAAACATCGTGGAAATACAGCGGTGCAAGTCTCAGTTATGAACTGTCACTAAGCCAGCAGCTAAAAGCAAGTGGCCACCACGGGGAGAGGATGGGCAAGGAGGAGACCAAGGCATGGGAGCACCCTGCATCATCCAGCCTGcagatgctgtgctgggatctGCTCTCCCACAGCTGGGTTTGTGAGGGCACACTCTCCCTGAGCTGGCTTTGGggctgaatatttaaaaaacagtgtTATTACAAGATATGAGGGTGGAGCAGCCAGCTAAATCCAGGTGAATCCACTTGGTgtgctctctccttcctcccagctgcagaagatgaaggagaagaaagggctCTATCCTGACAAGAGTGTCTACACCCAACAGATCGGTCCTGGCTTCTGTTTCGGGGCGCTGGCGCTGATGCTGAGGTTCTTCTTTGAGGTACCTGTGTGACACTCaccctccctggctctgcaagGTGTGAGGGACATCACCAAGAGAGGGACAGCCCCACTCACACCACTaggctgcatccagccctgcacaaaACCTAGCTCAGGTGTGGAGCTCCAGGGGTGGCATGCTGGGGACAAGGGTCCCTCCACgcttgtccccatcccctgaTCCATTCAGAGCAGGTGTGACAGCAAGTGGCACACAGGGTGATGCTCTGtctcttttccccccttcaGTGAGTGACAAGGACAGGGGATGTGCTTTCCTCAGGCACACGTGGTCCTCAGAATGGCTTTGTCAAGCGCGAGCAGGGATTTTTGGAAACTGGGCACGGGTGACTTAAGGACACCTCACAGCGACGCGGCAGGGACTGGATCCAACCCAGGCATGGCCGGATCCAGAGCTGGCTCACGCCAAAGAAAAGACTCTCAGTGACTCCCAGGGGCACTCGATGCTGTGTTTAtatccttctcctcctgctgctggccagtccccccatcctgctgggaagggTCCCGCCGGGCAGGCGATAACCCCCCGACACAGCTGCCGGCAGTGCCTGCGCTCAGCCCCGCCGTTAcggctgctctgtgccttgggAGCTGCGAGATACAACCTCACAGGCATCCCCAAGGAttatttttcaaagcatttaGTAATTGCAAATTCTAGCAGAACATAAAAATGTCACTTAGCAGAAGCCGCCTCCCCGCGCGCCCCGGCCTCGCCGCCGCGTCCTTTGCGGGGTAATGAAACACTTCATTCAAGAATCGGGAAATGTGCAAATTAGAACGTGTTAAATCCCCTTTGCTTTAGGGTTCTTTTTTCActggaaatcctttcttctctgaCAGAAAAGGGAGGCAGAAGGTCCAGGAATCTTTTTTATCCCCTTCCTTTCGGCTACTTGTAGAAATTTAATGTCCCCGGCCTTGCTGCTCCCGCTTCTCACGGCGCTCTCCCTGCCCGCAGGAGTGGGATTACACCTACGTGCACAGCTTCTACCACTGTGCCCTGGCCATGGCCctcgtgctgctgctgcccaaggagAACAAGAAGGCTGGGAGTGCCGGGACCCCCGCCAGGCTGGACTGCTCCACGCTCTGCTGCTGCGTCTGAGCCCACGGGCACGCGTGTTCCTGCCCCTGGTGATGGAGGATGCAGCCAAAAGGAAAATGCCTGCCTGTGCTGCGTTTTCCTCTGGTATCTTTTCCCA
It contains:
- the MYMK gene encoding protein myomaker, which produces MGSLVAKLLLPTLSSLVFLPTISIAAKRRFHMEAMVYFFTMFFVAFYHLCDGPGLSVLCFMRYDILEYFSIYGTALSIWVSLMALAEFDEPKRSTFIMFGVLTIAVRIYHDRWGYGVYSGPIGTAVLVITVRWLQKMKEKKGLYPDKSVYTQQIGPGFCFGALALMLRFFFEEWDYTYVHSFYHCALAMALVLLLPKENKKAGSAGTPARLDCSTLCCCV